One window from the genome of Trabulsiella odontotermitis encodes:
- the rpsO gene encoding 30S ribosomal protein S15, with the protein MSLSVEAKAKIVSEFGRGSNDSGSTEVQVALLTAQINHLQGHFAEHKKDHHSRRGLLRMVSQRRKLLDYLKRKDVARYTALIERLGLRR; encoded by the coding sequence ATGTCTCTAAGCGTTGAAGCTAAAGCTAAAATCGTTTCCGAGTTCGGTCGTGGTTCTAACGACAGCGGTTCTACCGAAGTTCAGGTTGCTCTGCTGACTGCACAGATCAACCACCTGCAGGGTCACTTTGCAGAGCACAAAAAAGATCACCACAGCCGTCGTGGTCTGCTGCGCATGGTTTCTCAGCGTCGTAAACTGCTCGACTACCTGAAACGTAAAGATGTTGCACGCTACACCGCGCTGATCGAGCGTCTGGGCCTGCGTCGCTAA
- a CDS encoding DEAD/DEAH family ATP-dependent RNA helicase, with amino-acid sequence MAEFETTFADLGLKAPILEALNDLGYEKPSPIQAECIPHLLGGRDVLGMAQTGSGKTAAFSLPLLNNLDPELKAPQILVLAPTRELAVQVAEAMTDFSKHMRGVNVVALYGGQRYDVQLRALRQGPQIVVGTPGRLLDHLKRGTLDLSKLSGLVLDEADEMLRMGFIEDVETIMAEIPEGHQTALFSATMPEAIRRITRRFMKEPQEVRIQSSVTTRPDISQSYWTVWGMRKNEALVRFLEAEDFDAAIIFVRTKNATLEVAEALERSGYNSAALNGDMNQSLREQTLDRLKDGRLDILIATDVAARGLDVERISLVVNYDIPMDTESYVHRIGRTGRAGRAGRALLFVENRERRLLRNIERLMKLTIPEVELPNAELLGKRRLEKFAAKVQQQLESSDLDQYRNLLGKLQPEGQELDMETLAAALLKMAQGERPLILPPDAPMRPKREFRDRDDRFERRGDRNDRNDRGPREDRPRRERRDVGDMELYRIEVGRDDGVEVRHIVGAIANEGDISSRYIGNIKLFASHSTIELPKGMPGEVLQHFTRTRILNKPMNMQLLGDAQPRTDRGGERRGGGRGFGGERREGGRTEGRRFSGERREGGRSFGGERREGRAPRRDDNGSSRRRDA; translated from the coding sequence ATGGCTGAATTCGAAACCACTTTTGCAGATCTGGGTCTTAAGGCTCCTATCCTCGAAGCACTCAACGATCTGGGTTACGAAAAACCATCCCCGATCCAGGCGGAATGTATTCCGCACCTGTTGGGCGGCCGCGATGTTCTGGGTATGGCCCAGACTGGTAGCGGCAAAACCGCAGCGTTCTCTTTGCCGCTGCTTAATAATCTTGATCCGGAACTGAAAGCACCGCAAATCCTGGTGCTGGCGCCGACCCGCGAACTGGCGGTTCAGGTCGCTGAAGCAATGACGGATTTCTCTAAACATATGCGCGGCGTAAACGTGGTTGCCCTGTACGGCGGCCAGCGTTATGACGTGCAGTTACGCGCCCTGCGTCAGGGGCCGCAGATTGTCGTCGGTACGCCGGGTCGTCTGCTGGATCACCTGAAACGCGGTACCCTGGATCTCTCTAAACTGAGCGGTCTGGTACTGGATGAAGCTGACGAAATGCTGCGCATGGGCTTCATCGAAGACGTAGAAACTATTATGGCGGAGATCCCGGAAGGTCATCAGACCGCGCTGTTCTCCGCAACGATGCCGGAAGCTATCCGTCGCATTACCCGCCGCTTCATGAAAGAGCCGCAGGAAGTGCGCATTCAGTCCAGCGTCACCACCCGTCCTGACATCAGCCAGAGCTACTGGACTGTCTGGGGCATGCGTAAAAACGAAGCGCTGGTGCGTTTCCTGGAAGCGGAAGACTTTGATGCGGCGATTATCTTCGTTCGTACCAAAAACGCGACCCTGGAAGTAGCAGAAGCCCTTGAGCGTAGCGGCTACAACAGCGCAGCGCTGAATGGCGACATGAACCAGTCTCTGCGTGAGCAGACCCTGGATCGCCTGAAAGATGGTCGTCTGGATATTCTGATCGCGACAGACGTTGCGGCCCGTGGCCTGGACGTTGAGCGTATCAGCCTGGTGGTTAACTACGATATCCCGATGGATACCGAGTCTTACGTTCACCGTATCGGCCGTACCGGTCGTGCGGGTCGTGCTGGCCGCGCGTTGCTGTTCGTTGAGAACCGCGAGCGTCGTCTGCTGCGCAACATCGAACGTCTGATGAAGCTGACCATTCCGGAAGTGGAACTGCCGAACGCAGAACTGCTGGGCAAACGCCGTCTGGAAAAATTCGCGGCGAAAGTTCAGCAGCAGCTGGAAAGCAGCGATCTGGATCAGTATCGTAACCTGCTCGGCAAACTGCAGCCGGAAGGTCAGGAACTGGATATGGAAACGCTGGCCGCTGCATTGCTGAAAATGGCGCAGGGCGAACGTCCGCTGATCCTGCCGCCAGATGCGCCGATGCGTCCGAAGCGTGAGTTCCGTGACCGTGACGATCGCTTTGAGCGTCGTGGCGACCGTAACGATCGTAATGATCGTGGTCCGCGTGAAGATCGTCCGCGTCGCGAGCGTCGTGATGTGGGTGATATGGAGCTGTACCGCATTGAAGTGGGCCGTGATGATGGTGTTGAAGTTCGTCATATCGTGGGTGCTATCGCCAACGAAGGCGACATCAGCAGCCGTTACATTGGCAACATTAAGCTGTTTGCGTCTCACTCCACCATCGAGCTGCCGAAAGGGATGCCGGGCGAAGTGCTGCAGCACTTTACGCGTACCCGCATTCTGAACAAGCCGATGAACATGCAGCTGCTGGGCGACGCGCAACCGCGTACCGATCGCGGCGGTGAACGTCGTGGCGGTGGTCGTGGTTTCGGTGGCGAGCGTCGTGAAGGCGGTCGTACTGAAGGTCGTCGCTTCTCTGGCGAACGTCGCGAAGGCGGCCGTAGCTTTGGTGGCGAGCGCCGCGAAGGTCGCGCACCGCGTCGTGATGATAACGGCAGCAGCCGCCGTCGTGACGCGTAA
- the yrbN gene encoding protein YrbN has product MKIAVSFHDELCRLAAIHIEAHVLHG; this is encoded by the coding sequence ATGAAAATTGCCGTAAGTTTTCACGATGAGTTATGTAGACTGGCCGCCATTCATATTGAGGCACACGTACTACATGGCTGA
- the pnp gene encoding polyribonucleotide nucleotidyltransferase encodes MLNPIVRKFQYGQHTVTLETGMMARQATAAVMVSMDDTAVFVTVVGQKKAKPGQDFFPLTVNYQERTYAAGKIPGGFFRREGRPSEGETLIARLIDRPVRPLFPEGFVNEVQVIATVVSVNPQVNPDIVAMIGASAALSLSGIPFNGPIGAARVGYINDQYVLNPTQEELKTSKLDLVVAGTEAAVLMVESEAELLSEDQMLGAVVYGHEQQQIVIQNINDLVKEAGKPRWDWQPEAANDALNARVAALAEARLSDAYRITDKQERYAQVDVIKSETIDALVAEDETLDANELGEILHAIEKNVVRSRVLAGEPRIDGREKDMIRGLDVRTGVLPRTHGSALFTRGETQALVTATLGTARDAQIIDELMGERTDSFLFHYNFPPYSVGETGMVGSPKRREIGHGRLAKRGVLAVMPTMDEFPYTVRVVSEITESNGSSSMASVCGASLALMDAGVPVKAAVAGIAMGLVKEGDNFVVLSDILGDEDHLGDMDFKVAGSRDGISALQMDIKIEGITKEIMQVALNQAKGARLHILGVMEQAINAPRGDISEFAPRIHTIKINPDKIKDVIGKGGSVIRALTDETGTTIEIEDDGTVKIAATDGDKAKHAIRRIEEITAEIEVGRIYNGKVTRIVDFGAFVAIGGGKEGLVHISQIADKRVEKVTDYLQMGQEVPVKVLEVDRQGRIRLSIKEATEQSQPAAAPEAPAAEQGE; translated from the coding sequence TTGCTTAATCCGATCGTTCGTAAATTCCAGTACGGCCAACATACCGTAACACTGGAAACCGGCATGATGGCGCGCCAGGCAACGGCCGCTGTGATGGTAAGCATGGATGACACCGCGGTATTCGTTACCGTAGTGGGTCAGAAAAAAGCCAAGCCGGGTCAGGACTTCTTCCCGCTGACCGTAAACTATCAGGAGCGTACTTACGCTGCCGGTAAAATCCCGGGTGGTTTCTTCCGTCGTGAAGGCCGTCCGAGCGAAGGCGAAACGCTGATCGCGCGTCTGATTGACCGCCCGGTTCGCCCGCTGTTCCCGGAAGGTTTCGTTAACGAAGTACAGGTTATTGCGACCGTCGTTTCCGTTAACCCGCAGGTTAACCCGGATATCGTGGCAATGATCGGTGCTTCCGCGGCACTGTCTCTGTCCGGTATTCCGTTCAATGGTCCTATCGGCGCCGCTCGTGTAGGTTACATCAACGACCAGTACGTACTGAACCCGACTCAGGAAGAGCTGAAAACCAGCAAACTGGATCTGGTGGTTGCCGGTACGGAAGCCGCTGTACTGATGGTGGAATCCGAAGCAGAACTGCTGAGCGAAGATCAGATGCTGGGCGCGGTGGTTTATGGCCACGAGCAGCAGCAGATCGTCATTCAGAACATCAACGACCTGGTCAAAGAAGCGGGCAAACCGCGCTGGGACTGGCAGCCGGAAGCGGCAAACGATGCGCTGAACGCACGCGTTGCTGCGCTGGCGGAAGCGCGCCTGAGCGATGCCTACCGCATCACCGACAAGCAGGAACGTTACGCGCAGGTTGACGTGATCAAATCTGAAACCATCGATGCGCTGGTAGCAGAAGACGAAACCCTGGACGCCAACGAGCTGGGTGAAATCCTGCACGCTATCGAGAAAAACGTCGTTCGTAGCCGCGTTCTGGCAGGCGAGCCGCGTATCGATGGCCGTGAAAAAGACATGATCCGTGGTCTGGACGTGCGCACTGGCGTGCTGCCGCGTACTCACGGTTCCGCGCTGTTCACCCGTGGTGAAACACAGGCGCTGGTAACTGCGACTCTGGGTACCGCACGTGATGCGCAGATCATCGACGAACTGATGGGCGAGCGCACTGACAGCTTCCTGTTCCACTACAACTTCCCTCCGTACTCTGTCGGTGAAACCGGCATGGTAGGTTCACCGAAGCGTCGTGAAATTGGTCACGGTCGTCTGGCGAAACGTGGCGTGCTGGCGGTTATGCCGACGATGGATGAATTCCCGTACACCGTTCGTGTGGTCTCTGAAATCACCGAATCTAACGGTTCTTCTTCTATGGCTTCCGTCTGTGGCGCTTCTCTGGCGCTGATGGACGCTGGTGTGCCGGTGAAAGCAGCCGTTGCGGGTATCGCGATGGGTCTGGTGAAAGAAGGCGACAACTTCGTTGTGCTGTCTGACATCCTGGGCGACGAAGACCACCTGGGCGACATGGACTTCAAAGTGGCGGGTTCCCGCGACGGTATCTCTGCCCTGCAGATGGATATCAAAATCGAAGGTATCACCAAAGAGATCATGCAGGTTGCTCTGAACCAGGCTAAAGGTGCGCGTCTGCACATCCTGGGCGTGATGGAACAGGCGATCAACGCGCCGCGTGGCGATATCTCTGAGTTCGCGCCGCGTATCCACACCATCAAGATCAACCCGGACAAGATCAAAGACGTGATCGGTAAAGGCGGTTCCGTGATCCGCGCGCTGACCGACGAAACCGGCACCACCATCGAAATTGAAGATGATGGCACCGTGAAGATCGCAGCGACCGACGGCGACAAAGCGAAACACGCTATCCGTCGTATCGAAGAGATTACGGCCGAAATCGAAGTGGGTCGTATCTACAACGGTAAAGTGACCCGCATCGTCGACTTTGGCGCATTCGTTGCCATCGGTGGCGGTAAAGAAGGTCTGGTACACATCTCTCAGATCGCCGACAAGCGCGTAGAGAAAGTGACCGACTATCTGCAGATGGGTCAGGAAGTGCCGGTGAAAGTACTGGAAGTTGACCGTCAGGGCCGTATCCGTCTGAGCATTAAAGAAGCGACCGAGCAGTCTCAGCCTGCCGCCGCGCCGGAAGCACCGGCAGCGGAACAGGGCGAGTAA
- the rbfA gene encoding 30S ribosome-binding factor RbfA codes for MAKEFGRPQRVAQEMQKEIAIILQREIKDPRLGMMTTVSGVEMSRDLAYAKVFVTFLNDKDEAAVKAGIKALQEASGFIRTLLGKAMRLRIVPELTFFYDNSLVEGMRMSNLVTNVVKHDEERRVNPDDSKED; via the coding sequence ATGGCGAAAGAATTTGGTCGCCCGCAGCGCGTGGCGCAGGAGATGCAAAAAGAAATTGCGATCATCCTGCAGCGCGAAATCAAAGATCCGCGTCTGGGTATGATGACCACTGTTTCAGGTGTCGAAATGTCCCGTGACCTGGCCTATGCCAAAGTATTTGTCACCTTCCTGAACGACAAAGATGAAGCCGCCGTCAAAGCGGGCATCAAAGCGTTGCAGGAAGCGTCTGGTTTTATCCGTACGCTGCTCGGCAAAGCGATGCGCCTGCGCATCGTGCCTGAGCTGACCTTCTTCTACGACAACTCGCTGGTCGAAGGGATGCGCATGTCAAACCTGGTGACCAACGTGGTGAAGCATGACGAAGAGCGTCGTGTGAACCCGGACGACAGCAAGGAGGACTGA
- the nlpI gene encoding lipoprotein NlpI codes for MKPFLRWCFVATALTLAGCSNSAWRKSEVLAVPLQPTLQQEVILARMEQILASRALTDDERAQLLYERGVLYDSLGLRALARNDFSQALAIRPDMPEVFNYLGIYLTQAGNFDAAYEAFDSVLELDPTYNYAHLNRGIALYYGGRIKLAQDDLLAFYQDDPNDPFRSLWLYVVERKLDEKQAREALKQRFDKSDKEQWGWNIVEFYLGDISEQTLMERLKADATDNTSLAEHLSETNFYLGKYYLSLGDMDSATALFKLAVANNVHNFVEHRYALLELSLLGQEQDDLAESDQQ; via the coding sequence ATGAAGCCTTTTTTGCGCTGGTGTTTCGTTGCGACAGCACTCACCCTGGCAGGATGCAGCAACTCTGCCTGGCGTAAGAGTGAAGTCCTCGCGGTACCATTGCAACCGACTTTGCAGCAAGAAGTGATTCTGGCACGCATGGAACAAATTCTTGCCAGTCGGGCTTTAACCGATGACGAACGCGCACAGCTTTTATATGAGCGCGGAGTGTTGTATGATAGTCTCGGTCTGAGGGCCTTAGCGCGAAATGATTTCTCACAAGCGCTGGCAATCCGACCGGATATGCCTGAAGTATTCAATTACTTAGGCATTTATTTAACGCAGGCAGGCAATTTTGATGCTGCCTATGAAGCGTTTGATTCTGTACTTGAGCTTGATCCAACTTACAATTATGCGCATTTAAATCGCGGCATCGCACTGTATTACGGCGGTCGCATTAAGTTAGCGCAAGATGATCTGCTGGCGTTTTATCAAGACGATCCCAATGATCCTTTCCGAAGCCTGTGGCTTTATGTCGTTGAGCGGAAGCTCGACGAAAAGCAGGCGCGCGAAGCACTGAAACAGCGCTTCGACAAATCGGATAAAGAGCAATGGGGATGGAACATTGTCGAGTTCTACCTCGGTGACATTAGCGAACAAACGCTAATGGAAAGACTGAAGGCGGACGCAACGGATAACACCTCGCTCGCTGAGCATCTCAGTGAAACCAACTTCTATTTAGGTAAGTACTACCTAAGTCTGGGGGACATGGACAGCGCTACGGCACTGTTCAAACTGGCGGTGGCTAACAACGTTCATAACTTTGTTGAGCACCGATACGCATTGTTGGAATTATCGCTCCTGGGCCAGGAGCAAGATGACCTGGCAGAATCGGACCAGCAATAG
- the infB gene encoding translation initiation factor IF-2 — protein sequence MTDVTVKSLAAEIQTSVERLVQQFADAGIPKSAEDSVTAQEKQTLLTHLNREHGSGPDKLTLQRKTRSTLSIQGTGGKSKSVQIEVRKKRTFVKRDPQDAERLAAEEEAQREAEEQARREAEEAAKREAQLKAEREAAEQAKRDAADKAKREVAEKDKVSNQQIDEKTKTTQAEKVRRENEAAELKRKAEEEARRKLEAEARRVAEEARRMAEENANTWNEQEVVEDDKSDYHVTTSQHARQAEDENDREVEGGRGRGRNAKAARPKKGNKHAESKADREEARAAIRGGKGGKRKGSTLQQGFQKPAQAVNRDVVIGETITVGDLANKMAVKGSQVIKAMMKLGAMATINQVIDQETAQLVAEEMGHKVILRRENELEEAVMSDRDTGAAAEPRAPVVTIMGHVDHGKTSLLDYIRSTKVASGEAGGITQHIGAYHVETENGMITFLDTPGHAAFTAMRARGAQATDIVVLVVAADDGVMPQTIEAIQHAKAAQVPVVVAVNKIDKPEADPDRVKNELAQYGIIPEEWGGDCQFVHVSAKAGTGIDDLLNAILLQAEVLELKAIRKGMASGAVIESFLDKGRGPVATVLVREGTLNKGDIVLCGFEYGRVRAMRDELGQEVLEAGPSIPVEILGLSGVPAAGDEVTVVRDEKKAREVALYRQGKFREVKLARQQKSKLENMFANMTEGEVHEVNIVLKADVQGSVEAITDSLLKLSTDEVKVKIVGSGVGGITETDATLAAASNAILVGFNVRADASARRVIEAESLDLRYYSVIYNLIDEVKAAMSGMLSPELKQQIIGLAEVRDVFKSPKFGAIAGCMVTEGVVKRHNPIRVLRDNVVIYEGELESLRRFKDDVNEVRNGMECGIGVKNYNDVRTGDMIEVFEIIEIQRTIE from the coding sequence ATGACAGATGTAACCGTAAAATCGCTGGCCGCAGAGATTCAGACTTCCGTGGAACGCCTGGTACAGCAATTTGCTGATGCAGGGATCCCGAAGTCCGCTGAAGACTCTGTGACCGCGCAAGAGAAGCAAACTTTATTAACGCACCTGAACCGCGAGCATGGTTCAGGCCCGGATAAGTTGACGTTGCAGCGCAAAACGCGTAGCACATTAAGCATTCAGGGTACCGGTGGGAAAAGTAAATCGGTACAGATTGAAGTCCGCAAAAAACGCACCTTTGTAAAACGCGACCCTCAAGATGCTGAGCGTCTCGCGGCCGAAGAAGAAGCGCAGCGTGAAGCGGAAGAGCAAGCCCGTCGTGAAGCTGAGGAAGCAGCCAAGCGTGAGGCGCAATTAAAAGCTGAACGTGAGGCCGCAGAACAAGCTAAGCGTGATGCCGCAGACAAGGCGAAACGCGAAGTAGCGGAAAAAGACAAAGTGAGCAATCAACAAATCGACGAAAAAACCAAAACCACCCAGGCTGAGAAAGTTCGCCGGGAAAACGAAGCTGCTGAGCTGAAGCGTAAAGCGGAAGAAGAAGCGCGTCGTAAACTGGAAGCTGAAGCCCGTCGTGTTGCGGAAGAAGCTCGCCGCATGGCGGAAGAAAATGCCAATACCTGGAATGAACAGGAAGTGGTGGAAGACGACAAGAGCGACTACCACGTCACGACCTCTCAGCATGCGCGTCAGGCTGAAGACGAAAACGATCGTGAAGTAGAAGGCGGTCGTGGCCGTGGTCGTAACGCGAAAGCGGCACGCCCGAAAAAAGGCAATAAACACGCGGAATCTAAAGCTGATCGTGAAGAAGCGCGTGCCGCCATTCGTGGTGGTAAGGGCGGTAAACGTAAAGGTTCCACTCTGCAGCAGGGCTTCCAGAAGCCGGCGCAGGCGGTCAACCGTGACGTTGTGATCGGCGAAACCATCACCGTTGGCGATCTGGCGAACAAGATGGCGGTTAAAGGCTCTCAGGTCATCAAAGCGATGATGAAACTGGGCGCCATGGCGACCATCAACCAAGTCATCGACCAGGAAACCGCACAGCTGGTTGCCGAAGAGATGGGCCACAAAGTTATCCTGCGTCGTGAAAACGAGCTGGAAGAAGCAGTAATGAGCGACCGTGACACTGGCGCTGCGGCTGAACCGCGCGCACCGGTAGTGACCATCATGGGTCACGTTGACCACGGTAAAACCTCGCTGCTCGACTACATTCGTTCAACGAAAGTGGCATCTGGTGAAGCGGGTGGTATTACCCAGCACATCGGTGCTTATCACGTTGAAACCGAAAATGGCATGATCACCTTCCTGGATACCCCGGGCCACGCCGCGTTTACCGCGATGCGTGCACGTGGTGCGCAGGCGACAGATATCGTTGTTCTGGTGGTTGCTGCTGACGACGGCGTGATGCCGCAGACCATCGAAGCTATCCAGCACGCGAAAGCGGCGCAGGTGCCGGTAGTGGTTGCAGTGAACAAAATTGATAAGCCAGAAGCCGATCCGGATCGCGTCAAAAACGAACTGGCTCAGTACGGCATCATCCCTGAAGAGTGGGGCGGCGACTGCCAGTTCGTCCACGTTTCGGCGAAAGCGGGAACCGGTATCGACGATCTGCTGAACGCTATTCTGCTGCAGGCGGAAGTGCTGGAGCTGAAAGCGATCCGTAAAGGCATGGCGAGCGGCGCGGTGATCGAATCCTTCCTCGATAAAGGCCGTGGCCCGGTGGCGACGGTTCTGGTTCGCGAAGGTACGCTGAACAAAGGCGACATCGTGCTGTGTGGCTTCGAATATGGCCGTGTTCGTGCAATGCGTGACGAACTGGGTCAGGAAGTGCTGGAAGCGGGTCCGTCTATTCCGGTTGAGATCCTCGGCTTGTCCGGCGTTCCGGCTGCGGGTGACGAAGTGACCGTGGTTCGTGACGAGAAAAAAGCGCGTGAAGTGGCGCTGTATCGTCAGGGCAAATTCCGTGAAGTTAAACTGGCGCGTCAGCAGAAATCTAAACTCGAGAACATGTTTGCCAACATGACCGAGGGCGAAGTTCACGAAGTGAATATCGTATTGAAAGCTGATGTTCAGGGTTCTGTGGAAGCGATCACCGACTCTCTGCTGAAACTGTCCACCGACGAAGTGAAAGTGAAGATCGTGGGTTCTGGCGTAGGTGGTATCACCGAAACCGACGCGACGCTGGCAGCGGCATCCAACGCCATTCTGGTAGGCTTCAACGTCCGTGCCGATGCTTCTGCTCGCCGCGTGATCGAAGCAGAAAGCCTGGATCTGCGTTACTACTCCGTCATCTATAACCTGATCGACGAAGTGAAAGCGGCGATGAGCGGCATGCTGTCTCCGGAACTGAAACAGCAGATCATCGGTCTGGCTGAAGTGCGTGACGTGTTCAAATCACCGAAATTTGGTGCCATCGCAGGTTGTATGGTTACCGAAGGTGTGGTCAAACGTCACAACCCGATCCGCGTTCTGCGCGACAACGTGGTTATTTACGAAGGCGAGCTGGAATCCCTGCGCCGCTTCAAAGATGACGTTAACGAAGTCCGTAACGGTATGGAATGTGGTATCGGCGTTAAGAACTACAACGACGTGCGTACCGGCGATATGATCGAAGTGTTCGAGATTATCGAAATCCAGCGTACGATCGAGTAA
- the mtr gene encoding tryptophan permease has protein sequence MATLTTTATRPSLFGGVVIIGGTIIGAGMFSLPVVMSGAWFFWSLAALLFTWFCMLHSGLMILEANLNYRIGSSFDTITKDLLGKGWNVVNGISIAFVLYILTYAYISASGSILHHTFSELSLNVPARAAGFGFALLVALVVWISTKAVSRMTAIVLGAKVITFFLTFGSLLGHVQPATLLNVAEPNTSYLPYLLMTLPFCLASFGYHGNVPSLMKYYGKDPRTITRCLIYGTLLALGLYVIWLLGTMGNIPRPEFIGIAQKGGNIDVLVQALSGVLNSRSLDVLLVVFSNFAVASSFLGVTLGLFDYLADLFGFDDSAMGRFKTALLTFLPPVAGGLLWPNGFLYAIGYAGLAATIWAAIVPALLANASRKRFGSPQFRVWGGKPMIALILLFGVGNAVVHLLSSFNLLPVYQ, from the coding sequence ATGGCGACACTCACTACCACAGCAACCCGACCGTCACTGTTTGGCGGCGTGGTCATCATCGGCGGAACGATTATCGGGGCGGGCATGTTCTCCCTGCCTGTCGTAATGTCCGGTGCGTGGTTTTTCTGGTCGCTGGCGGCGCTGCTCTTTACCTGGTTCTGTATGCTGCATTCCGGGCTGATGATCCTCGAGGCCAACCTCAACTACCGCATCGGCTCCAGCTTCGACACCATCACCAAAGATCTGCTCGGCAAGGGCTGGAACGTGGTGAACGGGATCTCGATCGCGTTCGTGCTCTACATTCTGACCTACGCCTATATCTCGGCGAGCGGCTCGATTCTGCATCACACCTTTAGCGAGCTGTCGCTGAACGTGCCTGCCCGTGCCGCCGGGTTTGGTTTTGCCCTGCTGGTGGCGCTGGTCGTCTGGATCAGCACCAAAGCCGTCAGCCGCATGACCGCGATTGTGCTCGGTGCCAAAGTTATTACCTTTTTCCTCACCTTTGGCAGTCTACTGGGGCATGTACAACCTGCAACACTGCTGAATGTTGCGGAGCCGAATACGTCATACCTGCCGTATCTACTGATGACGCTACCGTTCTGTCTGGCGTCGTTTGGCTATCACGGCAACGTACCGAGCCTGATGAAATATTACGGCAAAGATCCCCGTACCATCACCCGCTGCCTGATTTACGGTACGCTGCTGGCGCTGGGGCTGTATGTGATCTGGTTGCTGGGCACGATGGGCAACATTCCTCGCCCGGAGTTTATCGGCATTGCGCAGAAGGGCGGCAACATTGATGTGCTGGTGCAGGCGCTGAGCGGCGTGCTGAACAGCCGTAGCCTTGATGTGCTGTTGGTGGTGTTCTCCAACTTTGCGGTGGCAAGCTCATTCCTTGGCGTGACGCTGGGCCTGTTTGATTACCTGGCGGATCTGTTTGGCTTTGATGATTCAGCGATGGGGCGTTTCAAAACCGCGCTGCTGACTTTCCTGCCACCGGTAGCTGGCGGTCTGCTGTGGCCGAACGGTTTCCTGTACGCCATTGGCTATGCAGGGCTGGCGGCGACGATCTGGGCAGCGATTGTTCCGGCGCTGCTGGCGAACGCATCCCGTAAGCGCTTTGGCAGCCCGCAGTTCCGCGTCTGGGGCGGCAAGCCGATGATTGCGCTGATCCTGTTGTTCGGCGTCGGTAACGCCGTGGTGCATCTGTTGTCGAGCTTTAATCTGCTGCCGGTTTATCAGTAA
- the truB gene encoding tRNA pseudouridine(55) synthase TruB yields the protein MSRPRRRGRDVHGVLLLDKPQGASSNDVLQKVKRIYNANRAGHTGALDPLATGMLPICLGEATKFSQYLLDSDKRYRVIARLGQRTDTSDADGNIVEERPVTFTDAQLAAALESFRGDTMQVPSMYSALKYQGKKLYEYARQGIDVPREARPITVYELLFIRHEGHELELEVHCSKGTYIRTIIDDLGEKLGCGAHVIFLRRLAVSKYPVERMVTLEQLRALVEQAETQGIPAAQLLDPLLMPMDSPASDFPRVNIPAVVAAYFKQGQPVRASQAPETGLVRVTEGDDDAFIGMGEIDDEGRVAPRRLVVEYPQ from the coding sequence ATGAGTCGTCCTCGTCGTCGTGGTCGCGATGTGCATGGCGTGCTGTTGCTGGATAAACCGCAGGGCGCGTCCAGCAACGATGTCCTGCAAAAAGTAAAGCGTATTTATAACGCCAACCGTGCCGGGCACACCGGCGCGCTGGATCCGCTGGCGACCGGCATGCTGCCGATTTGCCTCGGCGAAGCCACCAAGTTTTCTCAGTACCTGCTGGATTCCGATAAACGCTATCGCGTTATCGCGCGTCTCGGTCAGCGTACCGACACCTCTGATGCGGACGGCAACATCGTCGAAGAGCGCCCGGTGACCTTCACCGACGCCCAACTGGCTGCGGCGCTGGAGAGCTTTCGTGGCGACACGATGCAGGTGCCATCGATGTATTCCGCGCTAAAGTATCAGGGTAAAAAACTGTACGAGTATGCGCGTCAGGGAATTGACGTCCCGCGTGAAGCGCGACCGATTACCGTTTACGAGCTGCTGTTTATTCGTCACGAAGGGCACGAGCTGGAGCTGGAAGTTCACTGCTCTAAAGGCACCTACATTCGGACCATCATTGACGATTTAGGCGAAAAGCTCGGTTGCGGCGCGCATGTGATTTTCCTGCGTCGTCTGGCGGTGAGCAAATACCCGGTTGAGCGAATGGTGACGCTTGAGCAGCTTCGCGCGCTGGTTGAACAGGCGGAAACGCAGGGCATTCCTGCCGCACAGTTGCTGGATCCTCTGCTGATGCCGATGGACAGTCCTGCCTCTGATTTCCCGCGGGTGAACATTCCGGCGGTTGTCGCCGCCTATTTTAAACAGGGTCAGCCGGTGCGTGCCTCGCAGGCACCTGAGACGGGTCTGGTTCGTGTGACAGAAGGCGATGACGACGCGTTTATCGGGATGGGCGAAATTGACGACGAAGGCCGCGTCGCGCCGCGTCGTCTGGTGGTGGAATACCCGCAGTAA